From Granulicella sp. WH15, the proteins below share one genomic window:
- a CDS encoding zincin-like metallopeptidase domain-containing protein, with protein sequence MKKPSTSSRPNIYQTVTDRILSSLKTGVIPWEKPWQTPHFTGGPFPRNFRTGKPYRGINVFLLWSSPYNSPFWLTFKQAQELKGTVRKGEKGTQIVFYKQLRDRRKEDESTHAEDDRAPFVLCYYTVFNVEQCDGLTLPQIIEQPTTAPEVDADETCEAIVTGWENRPALHLTTVSECRAYYRPSTDAVHMPVRSRFVDAPHYYSTLFHELVHSTGHESRLNRTFGDRFGDHLYSKEELVAEMGAAFLCAIAEIANEHTDRNTTAYIQNWISKLEEDNRLIVHAAANAQKAVDSILGTTFAEEEEDAAAALQPPVPAAAELAEVA encoded by the coding sequence ATGAAGAAGCCAAGCACCAGCAGCAGACCGAATATCTACCAGACCGTTACCGACCGCATCCTTTCCAGCCTCAAGACTGGCGTCATTCCGTGGGAGAAGCCGTGGCAGACCCCACACTTTACCGGAGGCCCCTTCCCGCGCAACTTCCGTACCGGGAAGCCCTATCGAGGCATCAACGTATTTTTGCTTTGGTCCAGCCCCTATAACTCTCCCTTTTGGCTCACCTTCAAACAGGCGCAGGAGCTAAAAGGCACCGTCCGCAAGGGAGAGAAAGGGACGCAGATTGTCTTTTACAAACAGCTACGCGACCGCAGGAAGGAAGACGAAAGCACTCACGCAGAGGACGACCGCGCTCCCTTCGTTCTCTGCTACTACACCGTCTTCAACGTCGAGCAGTGCGACGGCCTCACGCTGCCGCAAATCATCGAGCAGCCCACCACCGCCCCGGAGGTAGATGCGGACGAGACTTGCGAAGCGATCGTTACCGGATGGGAGAACCGCCCCGCCCTTCATCTGACCACTGTGTCCGAGTGCCGCGCTTACTACCGACCAAGCACCGATGCCGTCCACATGCCCGTTCGCTCCCGCTTCGTGGATGCACCCCACTACTACAGCACCCTGTTTCATGAGCTTGTCCACAGCACCGGCCACGAAAGCCGCCTTAATCGCACCTTTGGCGACCGCTTCGGAGATCACCTCTACAGCAAGGAAGAACTGGTAGCCGAAATGGGCGCAGCCTTCCTTTGCGCCATCGCGGAGATTGCCAACGAACACACCGACCGCAACACCACTGCCTATATTCAGAACTGGATTTCCAAGCTGGAAGAGGATAACCGCCTCATCGTCCACGCTGCCGCGAACGCTCAGAAAGCCGTGGACTCGATTCTCGGCACCACGTTTGCGGAAGAGGAAGAAGACGCCGCCGCCGCGTTGCAGCCGCCCGTCCCCGCAGCGGCAGAACTTGCGGAGGTGGCGTAA
- a CDS encoding DUF4365 domain-containing protein, with the protein MITRSPEHDTNRAGKRMLREQLEAFGWVVNEITEDYGIDFNVQVFEGTSPTGAWFHVQLKSSESPDYSADGSFISQVLSTAHAHHYMNELQGPIFLVVADAAAKSLFWCAPQLMRSQADAIAVSDNKSMTVRVPTSQALPATAPALLSSLDTLYMLLATRQLVSGSMADFAKTLKHLGGQDVLFQEFQEKANTLKLLKIRDLFRDDKYVEARARVAAILNDLDSSVEIKYAAQVQLEVIDFTDIVRSGRPQAELSQRLLSHAKTLQTITAKGPAHFKFAALIKRKAAELEVLVKENSDVFMTLKQQVALGQNPLMVLNLYARRTMLLRDVTRKYNQCVRLAQLAANYPERWALGRALTDIVKAIAYFIGTLRANGNTEMERQYAESALQICKLAEWISIESGDLDGAVVAILAAVITVHDTDTAGYRWAVEAVQGISDTKLRSDALEGIERGVKRWKGENVPGDYVGDTIWQIIQNVASAQGIDISDEASPLVRQLRIAARDDTFERVLKDCEHLLVSIGAVGPIARYIQEYFATTMAASKVVHCTLHDYHYEDKELDIAYAKFRADYCDKCPDRKPRATDWTYSAAEQRLHEDRHRPLMKSLAGTRYGVRPTVTD; encoded by the coding sequence TTGATTACCCGATCGCCTGAGCACGACACCAACCGCGCCGGAAAGCGAATGCTCCGCGAGCAGTTGGAAGCGTTCGGCTGGGTCGTCAATGAGATCACGGAAGACTACGGGATTGATTTCAATGTTCAGGTGTTCGAGGGCACGTCACCCACGGGTGCCTGGTTCCATGTACAACTGAAAAGCTCCGAATCGCCTGACTACTCTGCGGACGGGAGCTTCATCTCCCAGGTACTTTCCACGGCTCATGCGCATCACTACATGAACGAGTTGCAGGGACCAATTTTTCTTGTCGTCGCCGATGCTGCTGCAAAGTCCTTGTTCTGGTGCGCTCCCCAGCTCATGCGGAGTCAGGCCGACGCCATCGCGGTCAGCGACAACAAATCGATGACAGTGCGAGTTCCGACCTCCCAGGCGTTACCTGCTACCGCACCGGCGCTCCTCAGTAGCCTCGATACGTTGTACATGCTGCTCGCGACACGACAACTGGTGTCCGGCTCGATGGCGGATTTTGCGAAAACCTTAAAGCATCTCGGCGGCCAAGACGTTTTGTTTCAGGAGTTTCAGGAGAAGGCGAATACTCTCAAGTTGCTGAAGATCCGCGATCTGTTTAGGGACGATAAGTACGTCGAGGCCCGCGCCAGAGTCGCGGCGATTCTGAACGATTTGGATTCCTCCGTCGAGATTAAATACGCGGCGCAGGTGCAGTTGGAGGTGATCGACTTTACGGATATTGTACGATCCGGCAGACCGCAAGCGGAGCTTTCCCAGCGCCTTCTGAGTCATGCAAAGACACTACAAACGATCACCGCAAAGGGACCTGCGCATTTCAAGTTTGCCGCCTTAATTAAGAGAAAGGCCGCAGAACTGGAGGTATTGGTCAAAGAGAACTCGGATGTCTTTATGACACTCAAGCAGCAAGTGGCCCTGGGACAGAATCCGCTGATGGTTCTGAACCTTTATGCGCGCCGCACCATGCTTCTCCGTGATGTCACAAGGAAGTACAACCAGTGCGTTCGACTCGCGCAACTTGCAGCCAACTATCCAGAACGCTGGGCGCTGGGGCGCGCGCTTACGGATATTGTCAAAGCGATTGCATACTTCATCGGGACGCTTCGCGCAAACGGAAACACCGAGATGGAACGCCAGTATGCTGAATCTGCTCTGCAAATCTGCAAACTGGCCGAGTGGATCAGCATCGAATCGGGAGATTTGGATGGAGCTGTCGTCGCGATTCTGGCCGCAGTGATTACCGTGCATGATACCGACACTGCTGGATACAGATGGGCAGTGGAAGCGGTTCAAGGTATATCCGACACAAAGCTCCGCTCCGATGCTCTGGAAGGCATCGAGCGTGGAGTCAAGCGTTGGAAGGGAGAGAATGTCCCCGGCGACTATGTGGGCGATACGATTTGGCAGATTATTCAAAACGTGGCAAGCGCGCAAGGAATCGACATTTCGGATGAAGCCTCGCCCTTAGTGCGGCAACTCCGCATCGCTGCTCGGGATGATACTTTCGAGCGGGTTCTCAAAGACTGCGAACACCTTCTGGTCAGCATCGGTGCCGTAGGGCCAATCGCTCGATACATCCAGGAGTATTTTGCGACAACGATGGCCGCTTCTAAAGTCGTCCATTGCACGTTGCACGATTACCACTACGAAGACAAGGAACTTGACATAGCCTACGCAAAGTTTCGCGCCGACTACTGTGACAAGTGTCCAGACCGCAAACCGAGAGCGACCGATTGGACGTACAGTGCAGCGGAACAGCGGTTACACGAAGACCGGCATAGGCCACTCATGAAGAGCCTAGCTGGCACCCGCTATGGAGTGCGGCCTACAGTGACCGACTGA
- a CDS encoding OB-fold nucleic acid binding domain-containing protein, which yields MLFATGIAEVDAVLGGGIARQRPRTVSGFIFISLEDETGISNAIIHPKVYERNPMIVTGGKFLLIEGVLQNQDDVVSVKASSVRVLDLGPMDMRSHDFH from the coding sequence GTGCTGTTCGCAACCGGGATCGCGGAGGTCGATGCCGTCCTGGGCGGCGGCATTGCGCGGCAGCGTCCGAGGACGGTCTCTGGTTTTATCTTTATCAGCCTTGAGGATGAGACCGGCATCTCGAACGCCATCATTCATCCCAAGGTGTATGAGCGAAACCCGATGATCGTAACGGGTGGGAAGTTTCTGCTTATCGAAGGGGTACTTCAGAATCAGGACGATGTGGTCTCGGTGAAGGCGTCTTCTGTTCGCGTTCTCGACTTGGGACCAATGGATATGCGGTCGCATGACTTTCATTGA
- a CDS encoding restriction endonuclease, which yields MIEIRGEGDDLAVYVADKEVEILDAGGEHILAECSLEDLTGEQAQPFPDELELEIRSENGFGTYLFHEAHLSATLDGVALSFHCHTPNKYWEGQYGLATYLAAIRDELSYRENWEVVQIELEDDWKSITVERTLALGDPLGASILAAAGDLKGVLHAAEVSLSGLPWSDEYLTDEDRFCRELLHPLLRRIGFLFVRYTHGSREYGKDFTFSESTLFGHYRHYGLQAKAGDVSGGVNAAIDELLGQISDAFAMPYYELGLKEPRYISTFVIAISGRFTANAKEKIAEKMPRGIWGSVYFLDGESITELVERYWKATDRKGT from the coding sequence ATGATCGAGATACGCGGTGAAGGTGACGACCTCGCAGTATACGTCGCTGACAAAGAGGTTGAAATCCTAGATGCGGGTGGTGAACACATTCTGGCCGAATGTAGTCTGGAGGATCTGACGGGCGAGCAAGCTCAACCCTTTCCAGACGAGTTAGAGTTGGAAATCCGTAGCGAGAATGGCTTCGGAACATATCTATTCCATGAGGCGCACCTTTCGGCAACCCTTGATGGCGTCGCGCTGAGCTTCCACTGTCATACTCCGAACAAATATTGGGAGGGACAGTACGGTCTTGCCACTTATCTCGCAGCTATCCGAGATGAGCTGAGCTACCGGGAGAATTGGGAAGTAGTGCAAATTGAGCTGGAGGACGACTGGAAAAGCATAACTGTAGAACGCACCTTAGCCCTCGGTGATCCGCTTGGAGCAAGCATTTTGGCTGCGGCGGGGGATCTCAAGGGAGTGCTCCATGCTGCTGAGGTTTCACTCTCGGGCCTTCCTTGGTCTGATGAGTACCTGACTGACGAAGATCGCTTCTGCCGTGAATTGCTACACCCGCTCCTGCGCCGGATTGGATTTCTATTTGTGCGCTACACCCACGGGAGCCGAGAATACGGCAAGGATTTCACCTTTTCAGAATCGACCCTCTTCGGTCACTATCGCCACTACGGTCTGCAGGCGAAAGCTGGGGATGTGAGCGGCGGCGTCAATGCGGCTATCGACGAATTGCTAGGCCAGATTTCCGATGCGTTTGCAATGCCGTATTACGAGCTAGGTCTGAAGGAGCCGAGGTACATCTCTACTTTCGTCATTGCAATCAGCGGACGATTCACTGCCAATGCCAAAGAGAAGATTGCTGAAAAGATGCCCAGAGGTATTTGGGGGTCAGTCTATTTCCTTGACGGCGAGAGCATCACGGAACTGGTCGAGAGGTATTGGAAAGCTACCGACCGAAAAGGTACTTAA
- a CDS encoding LysR family transcriptional regulator has protein sequence MSSSVEFRHLEYLVAIYEGKNFTKAAERLYRSQPAISHQVRALEDDIGFPIFVRGGRDGVSPTPAGRLVLNWARNVLAERLEIFVMARAIHNGEVPPLRLGFSPFVSPHLLQTFRDAYEELFPGCEIQLSGTELLHTLQRLGHGTLDCAVLPLPVDKDMWNVVQIMQSPLVVCMRADDPLASQSQLDIHEIAARIKIFHDPELHPSAHSRLIEMFAEEGMPLHVASSAATPSDMQWMVKQNYGFALIDQFTTLEPGLTTRPIAGIHWTADIAFVSSKDGNHMALPFIEKFLKQSGLNPGRKRARSERIRPQQLKLIG, from the coding sequence ATGTCCAGCTCAGTAGAGTTTCGTCATCTTGAATACCTCGTCGCCATTTATGAGGGCAAGAATTTTACAAAAGCCGCAGAGCGTCTATACCGCTCTCAACCAGCGATCAGCCATCAGGTTCGCGCTCTCGAAGACGACATCGGATTTCCGATCTTCGTGCGCGGTGGACGGGACGGCGTTTCACCTACCCCAGCGGGCCGACTCGTTCTCAATTGGGCGCGTAATGTTCTGGCAGAACGTCTTGAAATATTCGTCATGGCGCGAGCGATCCATAACGGCGAAGTTCCTCCCTTGAGACTGGGGTTTTCTCCCTTCGTGAGTCCGCATCTGTTACAGACGTTTCGTGATGCTTATGAAGAACTCTTTCCAGGGTGCGAAATCCAGCTATCCGGGACTGAACTACTCCATACATTGCAGCGCCTTGGTCATGGAACTCTGGATTGCGCAGTCCTACCATTGCCTGTTGACAAGGATATGTGGAACGTCGTGCAGATCATGCAATCACCACTTGTTGTTTGTATGCGGGCAGACGATCCTCTAGCATCGCAGAGTCAACTGGATATTCACGAGATCGCCGCAAGAATCAAAATATTCCATGATCCAGAATTACATCCGTCCGCACATTCGCGTCTGATCGAAATGTTTGCGGAGGAGGGTATGCCGTTGCATGTGGCAAGTTCAGCAGCAACACCATCCGACATGCAGTGGATGGTCAAACAAAACTATGGTTTCGCACTGATTGACCAGTTCACAACTCTCGAACCGGGCCTTACTACGCGTCCGATTGCGGGCATTCATTGGACAGCAGATATAGCGTTCGTCTCCAGCAAAGACGGAAACCACATGGCGTTGCCATTCATCGAAAAGTTTCTGAAACAGAGTGGCCTGAATCCAGGACGGAAACGTGCCCGCTCCGAACGCATTCGACCACAACAACTGAAATTGATTGGCTAA
- a CDS encoding helix-turn-helix domain-containing protein, protein MSSNLDRNDPNTILKKPPSSVAPFVPERLLDSDEAAAIMNCHPKTLQKLARKGVLRGVHVGKLWRFRASVIEEWIQRQLAS, encoded by the coding sequence ATGTCTTCAAATCTCGACCGCAACGATCCGAACACGATCCTCAAGAAACCCCCATCCAGCGTGGCTCCATTCGTTCCTGAGCGGCTGCTCGACAGCGACGAAGCCGCCGCCATCATGAACTGCCATCCGAAGACCTTACAGAAGCTCGCTCGTAAGGGCGTTCTGCGCGGGGTTCATGTAGGAAAGCTCTGGCGGTTTCGCGCTTCGGTCATCGAGGAATGGATACAACGGCAGTTAGCGAGCTAA
- a CDS encoding site-specific integrase, protein MPTEAIALKAARALRIDANSQTPQAEGGPETIAELVAHYRLKELKEDSHSRKSFPTRAAYRSYLDNWVLPRWGELKLDQIRPVAVEEWLGGIKRAKATRAKIRNLMSALFSHAMRYEWTDKNPIKLVRQSAKRERIPDVLELAELQLLLTKLDTRERTLVLLAAATGLRVSELLGIRWADVDFDTLELSVTRSIWHQKIGECKTEASAKPVPLDGYMAEDLLQWRKKSPYPMQEDWVFASPTMKGEQPYWPDNLMKRYIKPVAKANGIHKNIGWHTFRHTFGTLLKANGEDVKTVQELLRHANSRITLDVYTQAVGSNKRAAQSKVVRMMIPGMGQNAGEMDPQKAQVGA, encoded by the coding sequence TTGCCGACCGAAGCAATCGCCCTCAAAGCAGCCCGCGCGTTGCGCATCGACGCTAACTCACAAACCCCGCAGGCAGAAGGCGGGCCGGAAACAATCGCTGAACTGGTTGCTCACTATCGGCTGAAGGAGCTGAAAGAGGACAGCCACAGTCGGAAGTCGTTTCCTACACGAGCTGCCTATCGAAGTTATCTGGACAACTGGGTTCTCCCGCGTTGGGGCGAACTCAAACTGGACCAGATCAGGCCCGTCGCAGTCGAAGAATGGCTCGGCGGGATCAAGCGGGCGAAAGCAACACGAGCCAAGATTCGGAACCTGATGAGCGCTCTTTTCAGTCACGCGATGCGCTACGAGTGGACGGACAAAAATCCGATCAAGCTCGTGCGCCAGAGCGCGAAGCGGGAGCGCATCCCTGATGTTCTGGAACTCGCAGAACTTCAGCTTCTTCTCACCAAACTCGATACGCGGGAACGCACACTGGTTCTGCTGGCTGCTGCCACGGGGCTGCGTGTGAGCGAACTGTTAGGGATTCGGTGGGCAGATGTGGACTTCGACACCCTTGAGCTGAGTGTGACCCGATCCATCTGGCATCAGAAGATCGGGGAGTGCAAGACGGAAGCCTCCGCCAAGCCGGTTCCACTCGACGGCTATATGGCGGAAGACCTGCTTCAGTGGCGAAAGAAGAGTCCCTATCCGATGCAGGAAGATTGGGTCTTCGCCAGCCCGACCATGAAGGGGGAACAACCCTATTGGCCGGACAATCTGATGAAGCGGTACATCAAGCCGGTCGCCAAGGCGAACGGCATCCACAAGAACATCGGCTGGCACACCTTCCGTCACACCTTCGGCACACTGCTTAAGGCCAACGGGGAAGATGTGAAGACGGTACAGGAGCTTTTACGGCACGCCAACAGCAGGATCACACTGGATGTCTATACGCAGGCAGTGGGTTCCAATAAGCGAGCCGCACAAAGCAAGGTTGTAAGGATGATGATTCCCGGCATGGGTCAAAACGCGGGTGAGATGGACCCGCAGAAAGCTCAGGTTGGAGCTTAA
- a CDS encoding ChbG/HpnK family deacetylase — MSCRLIINADDFGLTSGINRAVLELHRAGAVTSATLMATGPAFDEAAAIARANPALGVGCHLVFTDGTPVSPPASIPSLLGPDGKTFRPSTLAFAKAVLRGQVQPSELALEAQAQIQRLQSAEVVVTHIDTHKHTHLFPLVAAAIFPVAQSCGIASARNPFEPAWPPPSRTPASPAASSFSS, encoded by the coding sequence ATGTCCTGCCGCCTCATCATCAACGCCGACGACTTCGGGCTTACCTCCGGCATCAACCGCGCCGTTCTCGAGCTGCACCGCGCCGGGGCTGTCACCTCCGCCACCCTCATGGCCACCGGCCCGGCATTCGACGAAGCCGCCGCCATCGCCCGCGCCAACCCCGCCCTCGGCGTAGGCTGCCACCTCGTCTTCACCGACGGCACACCCGTCTCCCCCCCTGCATCCATCCCCAGCCTGCTCGGTCCCGACGGCAAGACCTTCCGCCCTTCCACACTCGCCTTCGCCAAGGCGGTCCTGCGCGGCCAGGTGCAGCCCTCCGAGCTGGCCCTCGAAGCCCAGGCCCAGATCCAGCGGCTCCAAAGCGCCGAGGTCGTCGTCACCCACATCGACACCCACAAGCACACCCACCTCTTCCCCCTGGTCGCGGCGGCCATCTTCCCCGTCGCCCAGAGCTGCGGCATCGCCAGCGCCCGCAACCCCTTCGAGCCAGCCTGGCCTCCGCCCTCTCGCACCCCAGCCTCACCCGCCGCATCCAGCTTCTCCTCCTGA
- the bshA gene encoding N-acetyl-alpha-D-glucosaminyl L-malate synthase BshA produces the protein MTCLRDTPSPRPLKIGITCYPTYGGSGVVATELGIELAARGHQVHFITSSAPFRLTGREANIYLHQVETYHYPLFEHAPYDLALATRMAEVAEFYQLDLLHVHYAIPHSLSAYLAKQMLATRGINLPFITTLHGTDITLVGLDRSYLPITRFGIEQSDGVTAISSYLSDRTHEAFSIDTPIEVIRNFVNCDVYAHHPDQIREMRPRFAAPDEKLLVHLSNFRPVKRVQDVIKVFAQVAHALPARLLLIGDGPDRSTAEYLARELGVSDRIHFLGKQDNVNELLPLADLMLLPSEMESFGLAALEAMACRVPPIATNIGGIPELIDHGINGLMFPVGDVDSMARAAIELLGDPDRLEAMSHAARQTAQDRFCTTRIIPLYEAYYLQILNQTEKSKAQRG, from the coding sequence ATGACCTGCCTTCGCGACACACCCTCCCCGCGTCCGCTCAAGATCGGCATCACCTGCTACCCCACCTACGGCGGCTCCGGCGTCGTCGCCACCGAGCTGGGCATCGAGCTGGCCGCGCGCGGTCACCAGGTCCACTTCATCACCTCCTCGGCGCCCTTCCGGCTCACCGGCCGCGAGGCCAACATCTACCTCCACCAGGTCGAGACCTACCACTACCCCCTCTTCGAGCACGCCCCCTACGACCTTGCCCTGGCCACGCGCATGGCCGAGGTCGCCGAGTTCTACCAGCTCGATCTGCTGCACGTTCACTACGCCATTCCGCACTCGCTCAGCGCCTATCTGGCCAAGCAGATGCTCGCCACCCGCGGCATCAATCTGCCCTTCATCACGACACTGCATGGCACAGACATCACGCTGGTCGGCCTCGACCGCTCTTACCTGCCGATTACAAGGTTTGGGATAGAGCAGTCCGACGGCGTCACCGCCATCTCCAGCTACCTCAGCGACCGCACCCACGAGGCCTTCTCGATCGACACCCCCATCGAGGTCATCCGCAACTTCGTCAACTGCGACGTCTACGCCCACCACCCCGATCAGATCCGCGAGATGCGCCCGCGCTTCGCCGCCCCCGACGAGAAGCTGCTCGTCCACCTCTCGAACTTCCGCCCGGTCAAGCGGGTTCAGGACGTCATCAAGGTCTTCGCCCAGGTGGCCCACGCGCTGCCCGCGCGCCTGCTTCTCATCGGCGACGGCCCCGACCGCTCCACCGCCGAGTACCTTGCCCGCGAGCTTGGCGTCTCCGACCGCATCCACTTCCTGGGCAAGCAGGACAACGTCAACGAGCTGCTGCCGCTCGCCGACCTGATGCTGCTGCCGTCGGAGATGGAGTCCTTCGGCCTGGCTGCGCTCGAGGCGATGGCCTGCCGGGTCCCGCCCATCGCGACCAACATCGGCGGCATCCCAGAGCTGATCGACCACGGCATCAACGGCCTCATGTTCCCTGTCGGCGACGTTGACTCGATGGCCCGGGCCGCTATCGAGCTACTCGGCGATCCCGACCGGCTGGAGGCGATGTCGCACGCCGCACGCCAGACCGCGCAGGACCGCTTCTGCACCACGCGCATCATCCCGCTCTACGAGGCTTACTACTTGCAAATCCTCAACCAGACAGAAAAGAGCAAGGCGCAACGAGGATAA
- a CDS encoding MFS transporter — protein sequence MTSKPINTPRQVLFASLIGTTIEFFDFYIYATAAVLVFPALFFPKSDPASAVLASLATFGIAFLARPVGSALFGHFGDRIGRKTTLVIALSTMGLSTVAIGALPTYKTIGFAAPLLLALCRFGQGLGLGGEWGGAVLLAIENAPPNKRAWYGMFPQLGAPIGFFLSGGIFLLLSRLLTNQQFFQFGWRLPFLASAVLVLVGLYVRLTITETPVFAAARERREQVGFPMLVVLRDHTRALIAGVTVCLSTFVLFYLMTVFALSWGTSALGYSRSTFLLIQLFGVLFFALTIPISALMAERGRRKVMLSITAAIGLFGLVLAPMFSAGTLGATAMMTLGLALMGLTYGPVGTVISELFPTSVRYTGSSLAFSLAGILGASLAPYIATWLAKNYGLQYVGYYLTASAILTFIGLLTIRETKDDNLAAL from the coding sequence TTGACCAGCAAGCCCATCAACACGCCGCGCCAGGTACTCTTCGCCTCGCTCATCGGCACCACCATCGAGTTCTTCGACTTCTACATCTACGCCACGGCTGCGGTGCTCGTCTTCCCCGCCCTGTTCTTCCCCAAGTCAGACCCCGCCTCGGCCGTTCTGGCCTCGCTGGCCACCTTCGGCATCGCCTTCCTGGCGCGGCCCGTCGGCTCGGCGCTCTTCGGCCACTTCGGCGACCGCATCGGACGCAAGACGACGCTGGTCATCGCCCTCTCCACCATGGGCCTGTCCACCGTCGCGATTGGAGCCTTGCCGACGTACAAAACCATCGGCTTCGCGGCCCCGCTGCTGCTCGCCCTCTGCCGCTTCGGCCAGGGTCTCGGCCTCGGCGGCGAGTGGGGCGGCGCTGTCCTGCTCGCCATCGAGAACGCCCCGCCCAACAAGCGCGCCTGGTACGGCATGTTCCCGCAGCTCGGAGCCCCCATCGGCTTCTTCCTCTCGGGCGGCATCTTCCTCCTGCTCTCGCGCCTGCTCACCAACCAGCAGTTCTTCCAGTTCGGCTGGCGTCTGCCCTTTCTGGCCAGCGCCGTGCTGGTACTGGTCGGCCTCTACGTCCGCCTCACCATCACCGAAACCCCTGTCTTCGCCGCCGCCCGCGAGCGCCGCGAGCAGGTCGGCTTCCCCATGCTGGTCGTGCTGCGCGACCACACCCGCGCCCTCATCGCGGGCGTCACGGTCTGCCTCTCCACCTTCGTCCTCTTCTACCTCATGACGGTCTTCGCGCTCTCCTGGGGCACCTCGGCGCTGGGCTACAGCCGCTCAACCTTCCTGCTCATCCAGCTCTTCGGCGTGCTCTTCTTTGCTCTGACGATCCCCATCTCCGCGCTGATGGCCGAGCGCGGACGCCGCAAGGTCATGCTCTCGATCACCGCGGCCATCGGCCTCTTCGGCCTGGTGCTGGCCCCCATGTTCAGCGCCGGAACCCTCGGCGCGACTGCCATGATGACCCTCGGCCTGGCCCTGATGGGGCTCACCTACGGCCCCGTCGGCACGGTCATCTCGGAGCTCTTCCCCACCTCGGTCCGCTACACCGGCAGCTCGCTGGCCTTCTCGCTCGCGGGCATCCTCGGAGCCTCGCTGGCCCCCTACATCGCCACCTGGCTGGCCAAGAACTACGGCCTCCAGTACGTCGGCTACTACCTGACCGCCTCCGCCATCCTCACCTTTATTGGCCTGCTCACCATCCGCGAGACCAAGGACGACAACCTCGCCGCCCTATAG
- a CDS encoding MFS transporter, producing the protein MTEPQKARWATALLFAVDGIGFGVWAAHIAVFKETLHLSSISLSEVLLALVIGSILTMPLAGYTIARTGSRLVIWISASAYILAVAGLGYVDGMVPLICVAAAFGAAKGALDVSVNAQGVWVEQKLGKPIVSSFQGFWSLGGLFGASISSYALRHGSHTHEDFFRTALLLVVCTCAGSPLLLPGDRHEPASEEKPRWRRPDPALLRLAGIAFLGLFAEGAMADWGGVYLKSSVGVSLSQAAIGYAAFAVSMATGRFAGDWLIAKFHPVAILRACGLLLFCGLSFALALNVWWAAIVGFVCTGFGIANIVPVIWGAAGRNLTVGTGPALATVTTVGYFGFLAGPPLIGALATLVTVRPALIIVALFGLAITASSHVAIEATE; encoded by the coding sequence GTGACTGAGCCGCAGAAGGCACGTTGGGCGACCGCCCTGTTGTTTGCAGTGGACGGAATCGGCTTCGGCGTCTGGGCCGCGCACATCGCCGTATTCAAAGAGACGCTCCACCTCTCCTCCATCTCGCTGAGCGAGGTGCTGCTGGCGCTGGTCATCGGCTCCATCCTGACCATGCCGCTGGCGGGCTACACCATCGCCCGCACCGGCAGCCGCCTGGTCATCTGGATCTCGGCCTCGGCCTACATCCTCGCAGTCGCGGGGCTTGGCTACGTCGACGGCATGGTCCCGCTCATCTGCGTGGCAGCCGCATTCGGGGCGGCCAAAGGTGCCCTCGACGTCTCCGTCAACGCCCAGGGCGTCTGGGTCGAGCAGAAGCTCGGCAAGCCCATCGTCAGCTCCTTCCAGGGCTTCTGGAGCCTCGGCGGACTCTTCGGAGCCTCTATCTCCAGCTACGCGCTGCGCCACGGCAGCCACACCCACGAGGACTTCTTCCGCACCGCCCTGCTCCTCGTCGTCTGCACCTGCGCGGGCAGCCCACTGCTGCTGCCGGGAGACCGCCACGAACCTGCATCTGAAGAAAAACCGCGCTGGCGACGGCCCGATCCCGCTCTTTTACGCCTCGCAGGCATCGCCTTCCTCGGCCTCTTCGCTGAAGGGGCGATGGCCGATTGGGGCGGCGTCTACCTGAAGTCCAGCGTCGGCGTCAGCCTCTCGCAGGCGGCCATCGGCTACGCGGCGTTCGCGGTCTCCATGGCCACAGGACGCTTCGCGGGCGACTGGCTGATCGCGAAATTCCACCCCGTCGCCATCCTGCGAGCCTGCGGCCTGCTGCTCTTCTGCGGCCTCTCGTTCGCGCTGGCGCTCAACGTCTGGTGGGCCGCCATCGTAGGCTTCGTCTGCACAGGCTTCGGCATCGCCAACATCGTGCCGGTCATCTGGGGAGCCGCGGGCCGCAACCTCACCGTAGGCACCGGCCCCGCGCTGGCCACCGTCACCACGGTCGGCTACTTCGGCTTTCTGGCCGGTCCGCCGCTGATCGGAGCATTGGCCACCCTCGTCACAGTACGTCCGGCGCTCATCATCGTGGCCCTCTTCGGACTGGCGATCACGGCATCATCACACGTGGCCATCGAGGCCACGGAGTAA